One Actinomycetota bacterium genomic window carries:
- a CDS encoding DUF4446 family protein has product MVLSEQVVGVVVLVLVAAVAVLAGVVVVLLMRQRRLQRAYAAVLDPDRREDLFQALERHVAEVDRLRDDLGVVHHNTERLRELLRDTVSRVGVVRYDAFEEMGGALSFSAALLDERGDGVVLTAINGRAEARTYAKPIAGGSSEHNLSPEEQQAIDAALDGAGGAALEAPRRRRRRAAS; this is encoded by the coding sequence GTGGTCCTCTCGGAACAGGTGGTCGGGGTCGTCGTGCTCGTGCTGGTCGCGGCGGTCGCGGTCCTCGCGGGTGTCGTGGTGGTCCTTCTGATGCGGCAGCGGCGGCTCCAGCGGGCCTACGCCGCGGTGCTCGATCCGGACCGCCGCGAGGATCTGTTCCAGGCGCTCGAACGGCACGTCGCCGAGGTCGACCGCCTCCGCGACGACCTCGGGGTCGTGCACCACAACACCGAGCGCCTGCGCGAGCTGCTCCGCGACACCGTGTCCCGCGTCGGGGTGGTCCGGTACGACGCGTTCGAGGAGATGGGTGGGGCGTTGTCCTTCTCCGCGGCGCTGCTCGACGAACGTGGCGACGGGGTGGTCCTCACCGCGATCAACGGCCGCGCCGAGGCCCGCACCTACGCGAAGCCGATCGCCGGTGGGTCCTCGGAGCACAACCTGTCGCCGGAGGAGCAGCAGGCGATCGACGCCGCCTTGGACGGCGCTGGAGGTGCGGCGCTGGAGGCACCCCGCCGGCGTCGGCGCCGCGCAGCCTCCTAG